From Impatiens glandulifera chromosome 7, dImpGla2.1, whole genome shotgun sequence:
tttggtcaggcccaagcctaaaaccaaaaaagataaacccaataaactataattaacaatgtagagtttattataagtgtaggctccataactcaacagaAACAAAACAAGACTGTTTTGATCAATAAGTTTGTCCTGTTTTGATAATGCCAATTTCCAATTGATTCTTTGATGATGAAAGTTTATTTGAGAGAAGTTTTAAGATTCTCTTCAATCATTTGCTTTCACTGCAGATGTATTTATATAAGGCTGCTTTTGTTGCTTCTATTGTGTATTAGAAATTTAGAATGAGTAGTTTTTGTCATCACCATTCCATGGTTTAATTACCATGTCATTTGACAGTTGTACTTCCATGTCATCAAATTATTGCCAATCATAATCAGAAATGTATAACACTCTCTCAAGTACACTTTAAACTCAAAAGGACCCCACTTCTTATTAACTTCAAATGATCTTTCATGATGAAGTTTCATCTGATTTTGTGAGTTGTTGTATGTGTTGCTTTGTGTTCCATTCCATGTTTTGTACCGCTTTtgtgtttatttgaataaaaatgcaTGTTCTTAGCAAAAATACTCGAAAGAATAACTATGGAAAGTCTCAAGCAATCATATAAAGAATCTCCATTATGGTTTAACCCCACACATAATGATGCAAGTAAGTTCTTAACAGGCTTATTAACACCAAAACAATTAGCTTAGCGAAATAAGCTAAATCAAACTAATTCTACAACCCATAATGTCATACTCttcaaataatcaattttttctttccttttcaaatCGAACATTATAATCTCATTTATGTAGCAAGTGCGTATGATTTGTATAGTGTGAATGTTTTTGCATGttgttttgtaattttataattttaactagaATTCATTGGGTGGTTCTTTATCCTCATTTGGTATGTTGCTTAAacgattattttatatacaaatcTGAAATAAGTtacataaaaacaaaatctcATCTTCTCGGGATCATAAGACAATATGTGAGTGTGTATGTTTTGGGTAAATGGGCAAGAGTTGGCTTGGATGTTAAGGTTCAAAAAAGCTAAAGAAAGTGAAGAAGGGGGTATTGgccaaagaagaaaaaagaaacattGAAGAAGAACTTGCTTTTATAAGGGCTCTTCTATCCATGCCAATGGATATCTATTTACCCAATATGGGGTTATGTTTGGTTAGGTTGCTTTCCTTTATGCTTTCTTTTCCTCAATAAAATTATCAGACAAAAACTAAGGATGACTATTTCAATCACAAAACAACAtatcaataaattaaacattctaTTGAATAATTCAatgtttaattgttttaatatagaacgaaaaatatcaatttttttaatgaatgcTCATGTCCTTAACATATGGgggcttaatttaaaatatatatatatatatgtacataAGGTAACACATGAGGATTACATAAGAGTTTCAAATTTGACGAAAACCAGGTTTTAACATAGTATAGAAAAGTGTCGCAGGTATATTAAATTTGGCAGTAAATGGAGGTAAGAAATTGGGATATATTTGGAATGGAACCAGTTTCGTTTATTAAACTGGTTCTTGATGAGGAGTTGTTACTGTAGGTCCAAATGGTGGCATTGCTCCGGTTACTATTGTAGGTCCGGGTGCTATAGTAAATTGTAGACCGCTTCGTTGCCCAACTTGTATCATAAACACAACTTCACTTGCTACAAGTGCTTCCGTTTCTTCCTGCCTTtcgaaaaagtaaaaaaagattCGTGATGTTAAAGATAGTGACTTTTAACACAACCCCCCATGTTACCTTTGGAGTTAAAATTACTTGGTAGAGTGCTTGTTTGAATTATGTTCATCtcataattgttatttaaaatcacttaattatttaatttcagcTCTGACTAAAATCATccaaaatgcaattttaatcctgaaaaacttaatatttaGATATGAAATGCATTATACATGTACATGTGAAGAAAATAGAATTATCAGGAAAAGGAAGGCACTTTGCGAAACATGAAGGCCCTTCACGAAACAGGAAGGCGCTTCACGAGAAGTCTAGTCGCGAGAATCAaatgaatcttccctgaaacgtaACCGAATCAGAGTATCATCAACTTCATCATCGATAAGATGAACAACCACGATGAACAACCAAGATGAACATAAGAAAATCTCatgatttagggtttgaagatgaacataatgaaaataagaacataaatcgatatAATCACCTGATACTAGAACGGGTTTTCGTCGTCGATCTGTATAATGTGTTCGTTTAAGGTTCCGCCACCGCCGTCGTGAGAAGTGAGAAGAGAgggaaaagagagagaaataaaataacgaaatgaaataatttgagtgtttatataaaaaaaaaattcccttcgcgttacgcgataaGGAtatattttcgtccaaaaaaaataaagtgatcacCAGAGCTATAAAAATTATCAGGTGATCACGGATGCAAATAAAGacatctttagggtcatttcgtcaaatttcacTGTTGAAGTTTGTTAACTTTAATTGTGACGTGAATGATCAATTGTTTGATGTATTCTTTTGTCTGATCAGATCTCTACAGTTTCTATGAAAAATCACTTATTCTATTTCATTTTAAGCCATGGATAGTTCttagttgatttattatttgCTCCAAAGAGTTGTGTTTAAAACTTGATTCGATAGTCTTGTTAACGCTCATTTCTCAAGCAAGACAAATGATCGGTAGAGTTATGGTTCTTGAACTATCATTGTGTAGTTAGGTCAACCACTTTTGTTCTGTGTTCTAGAACCTTCTGAATTTCCTTAATGTTCCTATGAGATTCTGCCAATTAATGTTGTAATGTTGAATGAAATGGAGCTGACTCCAGAAATTCGAGAAACTAAGAACGACGACATCAAGATGCTTGGTTCTTGGACAACGGCGCTAGCAATCACATGACTGACGATAAAGTGAAGTTCTTTGAACTAGATGAGACAGTCACCAGAAAGGTGAAGTTCGGAGATGGTTCCACAGTACAAATTTGTGGAAAAGGTTCTATCACGTTCGAATGCAAAAATAGCGACCAGTGACTTCTCGATGgagtttttttttgtatttggaACATGATAGAACCTTTTTCGAACTTCACTTTTCCGGTGACTGTCTCGTCTAGTTCACAGAAGGTCGTTTTATCGCCAGTCATGTGATTGCTAATGCCGTTGTCCAAGAACTAAGCATCTCTTGATGTCCCATCGTTCTTAGCTTCTCATCAACATATTTACATGCTTCTCTCATGGCAAGTCTATAACCACTAATTATTGATGCTGGATGAATCTCATTTCTTACCAAATTGTTGGCTCTCTTCAGTAGCTATAATCACCACCGAAATCGTCCCATTCCCAACTTCACAATCTTGAAGCTCAGCCAGCTCAACAATCACCTTCGCAGCTGGATGCTCAACTTCTAGTATCTTCAGCATTGTagtcaggggcggagccaagtacaaGCCGGCCCGGGCTGTAGCTCGGGTAGCCTTAAACAGCCTGTAGCCCGGGTAGCCTTAAACAGCCTgtatgtattttatcaataacgacggtaaattatCGTCGTTATTGGTTCTTTTCCGTCGCTAAAAGACATTATtataaaactagcccggatagatttttttaataaaaaattagcccaAGTAGGTTTCAAATTCTGGCTCCGCCCCTAATTATAGCTCCATCATTTATAATTGTTACATCCCCAGTATCATCAACAAGCATCTTGTCCAGGACAATAAGCTATACCAATTGTTGGCATAGGAAAAGAATCACAATTAGAgaaaaaattctataaaatttttaattttttaaaaacaattacgAGAGTTACTCCCtttctccttttttttcttctatattgAGAGagcaacatatattttatttaatcaagtTTATTGCAAATTTTCCACATTATTACAGATGAATGCAGATATTATGTTTTCCACATTATTACAGATGTTTTGTCTGCTAGGGTTTCAGATTGATTAGAGGTTCATGGAGTTGGCTTCAAGCCCACGTCATTATATTTTTCGTTCCTAAAGAGGCATTAGATGATCATGTTACGATGTTACGAGAGgattttagggttaggttttctaATCCTTAATAAGTCGACAGATTATTAACGAAGTCGGCAGGTTCGGTAATTTCGTTGTTAATAAGCTGTATTCACACGGCAGGTTTTTTAGTCTGAAATAAGCTGTTACACAGCATATGAAAGGTCTTGTAGTAGTTGAGTAACTGCATTAGTTATAACAGAAGGGCAGTAACAGCTGACAAGGCCAAGGCAGTTAGAGAGTTCTGTAAAGGGGTGAATGATTCTGTCTTAAATACTTGCTCAACTGGAATAGAAACCACGGCGGATGAATTGACTCTTCAGGTAACCTGATTAACTCTTCCTATTCTCATTCTGCATCTATTCTAATCTCTTCTTCtaattcaatctcttcttcctaTCAATTGCTGCAATTATTCTCATTCTCTACTCCTCTAATCTCTCGTCTTATCGGCAGTTACTAAGGTATTGTCAATCCTAGATTACATATTATATACGTATAGTTCTCATAATATCAGATCATTTCTTGGAATATAGTTTAGCAAAAACTTGATGTAATGAAATTTAACATCTTGCAGTTGCAGTAATAATAATGCATATATACATTTAGAGCTCAAGCTTAAgttctttgtttgtttgttttctcCTTTCTTCTTTTTACAAGTGTGCTAAAAAGTATTTGATTCCAACTATCAGGAACACCAGGTAAGCACCAGTGAATGCAGTCTGCATGGTGAATTAGATTGGCTTTCTGCTCCTCCGTCAACAACTTACCTCCCAGCTGAATGAGCGTCGTCGATTATGTACTCTGATAGGTGTGTTATGTTGATCATATTGATGGGTACTTTCATCTTCTCCACTATGCCTGTCACTACACTCATCATGTCCTTATTAGAACCTGTTTCCCAATGCCCCTTCCCTTCTTCTTCGTAATTGGCCTAGTTTCGTTAAAACATTTAGTCACGTTTTTCCTGTTCCAATCCTAGCTTCTATATTAAGAGGTCATCAACGAGCATATCAATTGTTTGTTGGGTTTTAAGTAATACTATAATCTTAAGGAAGAATTACAACTAGACTTAGATTGATGGACAACCTCGTGTGGGCGTAGGTGACGTGGTGGTGAAGAACACACGTAGTCTTGTTTGGGTTGATATTTGAGTCAACCCAATTTTCCCAAGTCTTTAACCAACCATTGTGTCCAATTCTTCAGTTCCGTCGTCGTCGCCATTAGCAAATGAACCCCATCTGCGTCAAGTTGAAAAAAGCCAATTTCTGTCCTAAATATAGTTTTCAAAAGTTTCTGTATTTTCAAATGAGGCCGATATTTACAATGCTCTTACCCTGAGGCTGCTCAACATATGTATTAAATGCAAGAATATCCACGCCTACCGAATACTTAGCATGTTTCTCAACTGAATCTACCTTTAGTATCCTCTTCTTTGGATCTACTATAATGTGGTTAATTGTCTGAATTTTAGACTATTAAGAACAGCGCCTAGTAGAACTCGACCGTGGCATTGTATTCTTGTAAGCTTGTAAGGGGAAAATCAAgagagaaaaggaaaaaaaaagtatagtTCGCGTCACGAGATTATTCGTGAAgtaatataacataataaaatgtaacatTGACATCCTCATTGATATTTTTTCAATAGGAAGGATGTGAATGCAAAGAATGCGAATGCGAAAAGATCGATCAAAAGGGAAAATTTTACGATGGCTGTCTTCGCATACAAGTCGCTTTGTTTTTCGTTTTGTTCGCCGCTTACAGTTTAAGGTTTAGGTTTAGAGAGAACGGGAAGAAGACCGATAATAGAGAACGGGGAAGAAGAGGGACagaaaaaatagaagaaaatatattaaatattgagaTTATTATGACATTTCACATGCTACATTTTCGCGTCACAAGAATACATGTTTCGTGACGCGAAACGTATTTTAAACTTtgtacatattaaaaaaaaaaaaaaattatttatgcaaACATTATAAGACTTAATTCATTTCTCCCCAAAACCGGTCATTATTGGGTTTATATAGTCAAATTTCCCTATTAAATTAGAATGTGtttcttatttaaaacttatattaAGTATTTCCCgcctattaatattttatgtccGTACATTTTGACTTATTGACTAATTTTGTCGTCGTTCACTTTTGTGCTATCGATCATCTTCTTCCGCGCTCCATTTTCTCCCTGCTTCCGATTGAATCAGACTTGTCAATTTAGCTGATTCATCGTTACTAtttgaagttcaaatggttATCCGCTTCTCCACGAAGCTACTCATACTCTTCATGGCCTTTTCATGTTCTCTTCTGTATAGgtgagaaaaaattatataaatctaGGGTTTCTCGTCCATCTTGTGTTGATCTGTGATACTATGTTGTATACATGACCAGCTTGTAATTATTCCGTCTAGTTTGGTTATTACTTTTCACAATTTCTGTAGATCGAATCTTGAAGTTCAATCCGTTCAGATTGTAGTCGTTAATGGTGTTGAATTCTTGATATTACATTCATCTGGTAGAAAGTTTGGTGGAATCTGTTGAGAGATGATCTATTTTCAGCTTACTGTTGTTTTGGATTGTAGTTTTATGTAGAAAGCAATAACGCTGAAGAGTTTTCTTCAATCTTATTATAAGGTGTAATTAAAAGGCTTGGATGAACTATGATTAAGTCTTGAGAAGTCTCTTATGAATGTGGTTTAgttattactaaattattcttggtGTAAACTTCAGCTCAATGGTTAACAGGCTAGTAGTGGAATTTAATTGTCCAGCTGAGTAATCTGCATCGAGAGTCCTGTCTGCGATGCTTAGTTTAGTTGATATTTTTGATTAGCTTAGTGGAGTTTTGAGTGGATTAAATATCCAGAATGATAACATATATTCCTTAGTCTGATTTATATTAGAGAAGTCAAATTTGTCAACATAAACAAAAGATCATAACTTCTTTTTCCATGTACTGAATAGATGCTAgtatgatatataataattttacatgGTTAGCTCTACTTATATTTGTATTGTGCTATTGTTGCACAAAATTCAGAAAACCTCTGAATTTTGTAGAAAGGATGATATTTTAAAGAGATGCTTAGTTAATATTGAATTGTAGAGAAAGGCCCATGATTAGTCTTTCAAGGATAGTATAATGGTAAACTTGAACCAATATATCTCATCAAGCAAATTGTATTCCTCTATTTACCAGAGGAGGAAGCTAGCACACCCCCCAACCACAATCATGGCACCCCGAGACATTTGGTCTCTTAGGCAAGACTCTTTTCACTTGAGTTATCCTAGTGGGTATAGTTCTATTTATTAAGAATAATGTTTttgattgaaatatattattctgAAAGTAGATTGTGTTTTGTCATATTTGTTGTGTTGATATCATCCTGGGTCTGCTTcatgattattttttgaatgaCAGATGTTTAGGGAATGATATTGCAGAGAAGGAGAGAACACTGGCGATAATAAAACCAGATGGATTGTTAGGTAATTATACAGATGACATAAAAAGAGTTATTTTGCAATCTGGATTCGTTATAGCCGATGAAATGGAAACTCAACTTCATGAAGATATTGTGAAAAGTTTTTACTCTGAACACGCCTCAAAAAGTTTCTTCCCACATCTCGTGGACTACATGACAaggtatattttgtttacaTATTCCTACAACCATGTTGTTATCAACCATCACTTTGGTTCTCATTCATAAACATCTCAATAATGGTCATTGTGAACTGCCTGAGTACAACCCTTGATTACATTGAATCATGTTAATAACTAATCATTGCTTCTCAAAAGCTGTTGAAATGGTGacaaatttacatattatatttctcttaataaattaaagacaAAGGTTTTTCTTAACAATCATCTTCATTACCGCCACCTCTATAACTCTATTTCAAGGATCTGTTATGATATAATTTCTTGTGATGATCTCCAATAGAAGGAATAGGGTAAGGGTGTCAAGTGTCAGATCATGTCTCTGCTTGAATCCGGTGGTGAGTGGAATTCAGGACCTTTGATCTCTTCTGCAAGATTATGGGtctttgattttttattgtgattttaaataaaatggaaaacttAAAATGTAATACTGGTTTTTTGGGAAAACTTAAAATGTATGGTTAATGGTTGCTTTTGGAGTGTCAAATTTCATAATGAATCAAATTAGAGTGAAAACACACTTTGTAGATTCAGGATCAGTTCATGTAAAACAATGGCCTGCTTATATCTCGACCCTCTTGTTCACATTTTTAAATACTCTTTTACCATCTCTGCTGCGCTAGTCTATGCAATGGAGGATCAAATTTTGCATTGTCCACTCTTCATCAAGTAAATCATATTTCTCACCTTTCTTAGTTGCTTCTTTTTGAACACTTATTCTTAGTGGACCAGTGGTGATTATGATTTTGGAGAAACTGAATGCTGTTGCTGATTGGCGTGCATTAATTGGACCAACTGATGCAGCTAAGGCTAAGGTTACTCATCCTCAGAGGTTCGATCATTCAGTTATTCCTCATTATGTATAATTCTTTATCACTTTAATGACTGATAATAGGGGCTTCGTTTTATATCATTCCACATCTGATATGTTTGATCTGTTCACAATAATGtagaaaacaatatttatctgatctaaaataataaaatcatatctaGAAAAAAACGATATACCAAATGAACCAAAAAATTACACTATTTTGTGtaccaaatgaaacaacaaaaaatgaaacaacaaaacagactataatttggattatgTTCTAGAAAACAGTTTAATCATGATCTAGGaaaaatcttataccaaacaaaagactatcacttttaattttattttggacAATTTAACAATGCGATCGCAATTGTAGTagagattgtgacaaaatatcatttttcgAATAGGCTCGTTGTTTATATCAGGTTTCTTTTTAACTCATTCTTTTTcatgaatttattataagttagCTATTTCTCTTCTTCCAGCATCCGAGCCATGTGTGGGATGGATTTACAAAGAAACTGTGTCCACGGTTCAGATTCACTGCTATCTGCTACCAAGGAAATATCCATTTTATTCAAAAAGATATCCCCAGGTTAGATAATCGTAACTCTTATAAATGTCTTGCTGTTATTATCCTGCATGATAATATTTTGCAAATCTCTTTCTTTGTGATTGTGCTTAATGTTGATTCTTTTACATGAAAATTCTCTTATTCTCATGCTGTCGAATAGTGTCCTTTATCTATGTAAAATCTGGAGCCTTATCCAATAAAGTCAGAAGTATTACTCTTTTGTTGATTATGCCAATATTAAAGTCAGAGTATCACTCTTTTGACTGCCAATATGAGATATAATCAGATCTGCATGAATTTGGGATGATGTATTTTCTGTTAGTAGCATAGGTAATATATATGAGATGTGAACTAAATTCCGTCAAGTAGTATATGAGTTTCCATGCTTTTTTGCTGCAGAAGTTCCTGTGTTACATGATGAGTTATAAAGAATAGGCATCCTGAGAAGCAATATGTTCCTTTTCCACCCGCAGAAACCAACCCCCAAAATGGATGGTTTCACCGTTGTCTCTGATGAAGAAATAATGTTATTCCTGTATTCCTGTAtgtcttaaatattaaaaaaaattatattatcctGAAGATATTCAGATTTTGTCAGTTATTTTCAAGCATGTTCCTTTTAACTTATCCATGCAAAGTTTTCATTGTATATTATACTATTATGCAAATGGGGATTATTATGCTTGTTTCATTTGCTTCAAATTTTTTGCCTTTATTTTAGTTTTGCCAGCTATATATACCGAAGTTGCGGTTTAACTTTGGATCTTCTCCTATTGACCTTCCTTGTTTATTCAgctaaaatgatattattttgatgaattgtatttttggaattaattagaataattttgttgaatgaAATATTGAGGATGTATTTGCTTGAAGCAAATCATATGTGTGATGTCAATATTTTATCTCATGGTAAGTAATCATACTCAATGTTTCTTCAACTCATAGATAAACATCAGATCTTCTAATGGCTTTGAAATTTTGTCATCAGTATCTCTGGTGTGAGGTGCAGCTCCTACATGAAGCCACTATGTTCAACTTTGGTAGCATATCCATAATTCCATATCTTGAACTTATAAGGTATGATTCTTAAGTCTTAACCTTTGTTAACATGTTTTCTCCTGTGCATAATGTTTTTAGTATTTATTCTTacataaatcatacattttcactTCTGGAGATGGCCTTTGCTTCCTTTTTGAGTAAATCTTCATCTGTTTGTTTCTTTATTGATATTGACAAAACATTAGTAAAATAGCAAAGCACCTTTGAAGAACTAACATAGCAAAACACAATGAGGAGCCATATAAGCCTCCCCATAAAGAACCAATGAGTATCATCATTAATTACTAATTAGATACCATTCTAGTATTTCAATTTGATAACTTACTTGAACAGACATGAACAACATCTTGACAATCTGTTTCAAAAGTACATCTTTGCCATCCTTGTTCTTCTGCAAACTGCATTGCCCATAGAACTGTATTTCTTGCCACAAGGTCAAGCAGCTACTAATGAGTAAACTCATCAATATACTCGTCAATTTTGAAATCTGCCCTTTAACACACATGATTTAAGAAGTTTTTTTTGTGTGACTGAACCCTTTTATTTTTAGCCACAGAcaataactaattataaaaagaataaaataaaatgtttaagaagggtttttatcaaaatgttttCAAAGTTGGAGgacttatataaaaaacaatagttTAAGGGCATATtgtcaaatttaataaatactttaaGGGCTTATTTATAGGTTTACTCAATTTTATAACGTGATTTTCTAATACTAACAAGTTTCCCCATTAAAGTATTGTAAGATCCAATGAAAGATGAGCTAGTCAAACTCTGATTGCTACTATATATGGAGGATAGAGGTCCACATAACGCAGTATCTTTCTTTAAGATGTAAAAAAACATTCCCTAATTAGCAAATCTCAACTCCCATCACGGAATATATAGGTTCTTTTACTAAACCCTAGACATCTCACTCTCACATGgcttctttttctttgtttataTCTAGGGTGAGAGAAACTCCAGAGTTTTCCATCACTTGTGCCTTTTGGTACATGAATCTCGAGGACTATAAGCAAACTTGTTAATTTCATATATGACTCAATGGATGATGCAATATACTAGTATCTCTTCACCTTTCTACGTGTTCAAATTATAGTgcaataattttaagttttatatagGATCATATATAAAGTTGATTTGGCTATATTTTAGAGCTAATTGAATTGGGATagaatgttattattatttttaaatgttaaaacttGTATTAATAAAGTGGTTGTTGAAGTTAGGTTCTCATAATACAAATAATGTTTATCCATCACGAATGCTATTTTTTCatgaattgaaattattatatttatttaccttTGCTaggtaaataatttatttgggtaGTAATTTAACATAAAGAAATGCCTTTTGCAGTTGGTCAATGGCTGTcctaattttctattttatttaatgacttAGGACTCCTAGGGGAATTCTACAGCtttcaataaaaaatgaaaattcttaTATTCGTGGCtaagttttttcttattttttttagccacgttacataaatatatgttatagcTCAAATTGCAAAACATGGAATAATGAGCTTAATTACTCTCatgtctcattttttttttaaattaggaaaCTAGCACTATAATTGAACCCGTGACATTGGGTCTTTTATGCATAGACTCTTGCCACTTGAGCTACCATTATGGGTTACTTATTTGAGGTTTCATTTTCGATTCTCAAGCATTTTGATTGAAGTAGGGGTCATTTAGCGGTGGGTAAGGGTTATTGTGCTAGCATTTCCTGGGGATTAGTTAATGACTCTGCCACAGCCACACTGGTAGttgaaaaagaataaaa
This genomic window contains:
- the LOC124910580 gene encoding probable nucleoside diphosphate kinase 5; its protein translation is MVIRFSTKLLILFMAFSCSLLYRCLGNDIAEKERTLAIIKPDGLLGNYTDDIKRVILQSGFVIADEMETQLHEDIVKSFYSEHASKSFFPHLVDYMTSGPVVIMILEKLNAVADWRALIGPTDAAKAKVTHPQSIRAMCGMDLQRNCVHGSDSLLSATKEISILFKKISPEVPVLHDEL